AGTTTCTCCACAGCACTGTTTATTGGCTGCATTCTCCAATTGAATGTAAGCTTCATGGAGCAGGGATTTTGCTTCGCTCGCTGTTGTAACCTTATCATTCTGAATAGTGCTTGGCATGTAGTAAAACCTTAGCATGTGTTTCAGGAAAATGAATCAATTAAGTGAGCCCCATCCCAGCCCTAAAAATCGCCTTCTATTTGCCTCTGATGAAGGGAATCAAGAGGGGCAAGGGGCGTGAGAGCATCTCCTGTCCCCCAGATCCTTTCCCCGTACGCACCAGAAGGGTCATTGAATCGTTTCAGGGGCGCCTTAGAAAAGGACATGCTGACGACCCGCTGCACAAAACCGAAGGTTTCTAGGGTGCTCCTCGGCAACTTCCTGCGGCTTGTTAGGCCCTATTCGCTTCAAATTCAAATCTCCCCGCTTATTCCCCGCCCACCCAACTTTAACCAATCGGAAAGCCAAGGCCTTGGACACACCAATCCAGGACGGGAACATCCTTAGAGCATGCGTACTCGGTTCTAGCAGCGTCCAATTAGGTGATCTGTTTAGGCTACCAAGCAATAGGAGACTATTACTGTCTCCtctcgccccgccccctccccatgGGCCCAACCCCTACTGGCGTTACTCAATTTTAACTAAGCACCGGCAGCATTTGCGCAAGCGCAGTTCACATCAAAGAATTTTCAGTCGCTTTTGACGTTATGTTGGTGGCAGTGTAATGAATTCTGACTTTGCTGGTTCCAGGTGTCTCCCGTCGTTCCTTGGATGTAAACTTTTCCGGATTTCAGTTCGTTAAACCTGGGTCCTGCCAACGTCCTAAATGGcccctgaaagggaaaaacgaaCACGAGCGGAGACTTCAGGTTACATTCCTGCGCATGTGTAGTGACCCGAGCGGAGAAGCCGGGGCGTGGCCCGAACGCGGATATTCCGTGCGTGCGCTCAGCTCTCTCGGTGCCACCGCGGCCGAGAGGCGACTGGAGTATGTCAGCCCCGTTTGAGGAGCGCAGTGGGGTGGTTCCGTGCGCAACACCGTGGGGCCAGTGGTACCAGACCTTGGAGGAGGTGTTCATTGAAGTTCAGGTGCCGCCAGGCACTCGCGCTCAGGATATTCAGTGCGGCCTGCAGAGCCGGCATGTGGCGCTGGCCGTGGGGGGCCGCGAGATACTCAAGGTAGTGGCAGGTTGGGGCTTGTGCTCAGTTTCTTCCCGGCCCCCTCAAATCTCTGAGTGCTAGAGTTCATAGTTTCCTTGGAAAGACTAGTCTGCGGAGACCCCACCCTCAGGGCCAGTCCTGAGTTGAGGTGGGAATTTGAGTACGCCACTTTTCCTGGCTTTGTTTCTAAGACAAATGAAGCTGTTTTGTTCCTCTGCGGGTCTTCAGCTGAGAACCGCTTAACTAGATCGTTGAAGGAACAAATACTTGTGGTACCTATACTTTCTTCTAGGCACTGATCTCGGTGCTAGTAGGACAGCGGTGAACGAACCAGATTATGTTCCCGCACTCAAGAGAGGTTATGCTCTTGTAGGGAGTCATaattaaactaataaatatttaggcagttagaggaaaataaagatgaaaataaaggaTAAAGACGTCAGGACGAGGATTCGAAGGTGATGTCAggtgatttattttctcatctgaaattaGAAAAATTCTCGTTTGTGGAGTGGTTAAGCAGTGTCAAGAGGTTGTGAAGAAAATAATATCCCTTTTATTCTCATCAGTACCCTTTGGATCTGGTACccattttttccttgttaaaatttaTAGTTAAATTCAGTTAAGTTGAAGTTAGATTTCTTTCGCAGATTAGATGCCCAAGATATTTGATGGCAGTGTTGTGTAATGGTCAAGGGATACTTGGTAAGATACCTGGCTTTGtcatttttccagttttgtaaccttgggcaagagATTATTCATTGTTTAAGCCTTCATCCACAAAGTGGGGTAATTATAGTacctttctcaggattgttttcaGCATAGCATGGTGAGTGAAGAGCTTGGAGTAAGTGGTGACTGGTATGTAATAAGCTCACACTAcgtgttagttattattattttataggaAAGTGTTTTGAGTGcctcagagaaaaggaagattCATGTGAAAGACATTGATTTATGTCAGCTTGGATCTTGATGACCTTTCTGAATAGTTGTGCAATTTTGTGGGGTTTACTGAACGGTGATGTAATCGTACACTTCAAATTTACTTTAGTAAATTTAGTTAATTTGCAGTAGCTTAGGGAATTTAGCAATAACTCTTAACTCTAGGATTTTAGACAAGTAGGATTTTTTTCCACTGGTATTGacatgaaaagaatgtgttttctttttttaatgtgacattttaatttcatttcctacAACAAATCAAAATGGATTTTAGCAGATGCATTCTCTTTTAAACTTATATTTTGCTTAGTTCTTTCTTAAAACGAGTTTCTGAAAAATCAGTGACAACTCATCTGACGTCAGATGTACAgtatgtgctttaaaatttttttaatgctacatTGCCCTACAAAGAGATTgaaccagttttatttttttttattttattttatttttcttaacatctttattgcagtataattgctttacaatggtgtgttagtttctgctttataacaaagtgagtcagctacacatatacatatatccccatatctcctccctcttgcggccccgccccaccctccttatcccacccctctaggtggtcacaaagctctgagctgatctccctgtgctgtgcggctgcttcccactagctgtctattttacatttggtagtttatatatgtccatgccactctctcatttcgtcccagcttacccttccccctccctgtgtcctcaggtccattctctatgtctgtacctttattcctgtcctgcccctaggttcctcggaaccattttttttttttttttaagattccatatatatgtgttagcatacggtatttgtttttctttttctgccttacttcactctgtatgacagactctaggtccatccacttcactacaagtaactcaattttgtttctttttatggctgagtaatattccattgtatatatgtgccacaccttctttatccattcgtcactggacacttaggttgcttccatatcctggctattgtaaatagagctgcagtggacactgtggtacatgactctttttgtctttttttttttttttttttttttgcagtatgcgggcccctcactgctgtggcctctcccattgcggagcacaggctccggacgcgcaggcccagcggccatggcccacgggcccagccgccccgcggcacgcgggatcctcccagaccggggcacgaacccgcgtcccccgcatcggcaggcggactctcaaccactgcgccaccagggaagccccatgactctttttgaattacagttttctcagggtatatgcccagtagtgggactgctgggttgtatggtagttctgtttttagttttttaaaagtttgttttaaaagacATCATTTCTTCTTAATATCCACAGGAGAGCTCTTCTTGTAGTTTATTATAGTTGGTAAAGTTAAAGCATTTCAGATATTAACTTCACATTTGGCCAATCAGTGATCAATAGTATTTCTTCATCTTCTAAAAATTAAGGAGCCCTCATCTTTCTGTAGAGAGCCCTGTGTTCTTTGTCGTAGTATATATTCCATAGTGTAAACTAGGTTCTGCTTCACTTGCTAGGAGGGAACTTAGGGTTGAGCACCTATCAGTGTGTTGAAATGGTATAAAATTTGATCTCCCTACTCTAAACAAATTAAGTAATTATATGTGGATTAGATGGGAAGTAAGGTAAGTCTTAAATCATGAAAACTTTATGAAAATTAAtggaatttctttatttttagtactcatatgtttatttttcaggGCAAACTCTTTGATTCTACAATAGCTGATGAGGGAACGTGGACTCTGGGTAAGGGTAATCTATTATATTTCTTAGaatctgtttaaaaattaattttgtcttgGAAATTAGTATGTTTCTCCCTGCTGTAGATTTGCAGCTTTGGAAGATATAGTAAAAGAAATGTATTGAAAACAATTGTATGTCAGGATTCCctaatgatttttgaaaatacaaattaatgatTAACTCtgatttctttgtgatttttgtttgtttgtttagaggATAGAAAAATGGTCCGTATTGTTCttacaaagacaaagagagatgCGGCAAATTGTTGGACTTCTCTTCTAGAATCTGGATATGCAGCTGATCCTTGGGTGCAAGACCAAATGCAAAGAAAACTTACATTAGAGAGATTCCAGAAAGAAGTAAGTCAGTTGAATGTATGAATATGTATAGTTAAACATCTTAAACTCatagaataattattatttgaaattaaaactcaaatgtggttttaaaaaattactaaaattcttcaaagaaattttttaagttaaatggtTAGAAAAATGACTGGCCTTTCTATATATGGATTTGCTGCCTCAACTAAGAAGtcctcgtgccacaactaagagcctgcatgctgcaacaaagatgctgagtgctgcaactaagacccagtgcagccaaaaaaaaaaaaaaaaaccaatgtctTCAGTCTCTTTCCCTACTAGTACATACAGATAAAATTCATTACTTTTAACTGCTTTAGAGTGTTCCCTAGTTTGAGTGTATCATTATTTAGCTGTTTCCTCTTTGATGAGATTTAGATTTCTCTGTATGTGTCTATTTCAAACAGTTTgtattttcatctttgaaaatattcaaattttcctttaagaTAGATATATGGGAGAATTATTACTGGATCAAACAACTGTTAAAGTTTTGATGGATAATTTCATCTATATGATAGTGATTCCCAAACGTATGTCTATGGCCTGGACTTTTCTCCTGAATGTTGGACTTGCATATCCAGCTGCCTATTTAACATCTTCACTTTTCTGTCTAATAGACAtgtcaaactcaacatgtccaatGTGAACTCCCTAATTTCCCTCCCGCATTTGTCCTACCTATGGCCTTCTCATCTCACATGATGGAAACTGGTTCAGATCAAAAAAAATCTGGGGAATCATCctccattcctctctctctcacactctctcCAATTGTCAGGAAACCTTACTGGCATGGCCTTCTAGATATATTCAGGATTTGACCACTCATCACCACCAACTCTACTACCACTCTCACCTGGACCACCTCTAACGTCTTGCCTGGGTTACTCTAATGACCTCTTAATTGTTCTCTTTACCTCTACCCTTGCCAAGCTACCATCTTCTGAAAATAGTTAGAGCAGtccttttaaaatgcatgtcAGATTATATGACTTCTCAGAACTCTTTCACTCAAGTAGAAGACAAAGTCTTTTATAAGGCCCTAATTGGTCTGGTCCTCCATGGTGTCTCTGACCTCCTCTCCTACTACTGCCcccctcatttattctgctctaGCCATACTGgcctttttgcttttcattaaacATGCCTGGCCTTTTGACTGCAGTGGTCTTCTCCCAAAGCTTAGCtaatttctttactgttttcAAGTCATTTCTCAATGAAGCATACTTTGATCATTCTATTTAAATACTCTAATCTCCTCATTTTCCTTACTTGccctacttttcttcttttttttttatcctataCTATAGCACTTAGGAACTTTTAACACTAGATCATGGAGTTGGCGGACTATGGCCACTggtcaaatccagcccactgtttgtttttgaagcaaagttttactggaacacagctaTGCTTATTTGTTTGTGTATTGTCTTTCATATAGTCACAGCAGAATTAAGTAGTATGACAGAGACTATATGACCttcaaagcctaaagtatttactaccTGGCTCCTTACAGAAAAGCTTGCTGATCCCTGCTCTAGGTAATTTAGGGTTTATTATTTGTCTCCTCCTGTTAGAATGTAATCTCCACCAGAACATGgatctttgtctattttgttcattcttAAATTCCACATGCCTCTCATGGTGTCTTCTAAACAGTAGGAACTcaatagatgtttgttgaataaatgaaatgccTCTAAAAATACTGAAGGCTGAGGTAGTACTTACTTACTCCATAAGATTGTCATGAGGactgagtattttaaaatatatatagctcTTAGAACCctgcctggcatgtaataagcTCTCAAAAAATGCTGGttattaaaaatctgtttatataCTGATGGTAAAGTATATGTTTGCCCATACACTTGTCAACATTGTAATATGCATATTGATCttctaaatatttgtaaatatgaaAGTTGAGAAAGTACCTCATAGTTTTAGGTTCCACTTTGGTGATTACAGTGAGGTTTGATATCTTTTCACACGTTTATTGTCCATTTAGATTTCCTTTTTTGTCAATTGCTGGTTTATATCTTTTTACCATTTTCCTTTTGGGTTacttatatttttccttataagttttataatgttttttttttttcgtaatTTTCAGAATCCTGGTTTTGACTTCAGTGGAGCAGAAATCTCAGGAAACTACACTAAAGGTGGACCAGATTTCTCAAATCTTGAGAAATAACTGCCATCTTCTTGCTGCATTTTGTGGATCCTAGCAGATTTGCCAACTTAATGAAACGAACAGATTATGTGgtggaagaaaaatgggaatgtCTGCAGTTAACAaattgcaaaatatatttaaatatggttCTAAAAATTGCATTCAAATATGAGTTACATAGGAAACATCTTAAATACTGTAGGAACTATTCTGTTGATATacggtaacttttttttttggacttgtTTTTGCTCAGCATGAAGTTTTATATGCTGCATTTTACTAATTTCATATTTAACctgtatttttaatacaaaaatcttTAGGGTATAGATCATGTGAAATGACAGGGTACCATCAGGGAAAATTAAGTTTTTCTTTCAATAAGTGTGATGCAGGAATAATGTTCAATAAACTTTTCTAAATAGGAATTGTGTACCCCTTTGTCTAAGTGTACCAGTTCATACAAGGAAAATgtattactggaaaaaaattttcagaaaggagaaaacaatccACAGATATATTCTAAGTTAATTTTAAGAGTTACTGAAAATTTCTGAATTCCTTGAGAGATGCCTTTAAgtcaagaaattgaaaaatagttAAAAACCTATCAATAAGAATAGATTAGTGCAAAAGAGAATTGGTGAAGTGAATATGGTTATTGGGTGAATCCTTTTAGTGACAAAAACAAATTATAGTCAATGGTTATAAGTCAGTGACATTTTGATCTCCAGTGATCCAGACATATAGGTAAGAATTGTCTTGAAGTTTTACTTCATCCTTTTTATgtcctttctaattttaaatattttaaagagtctTAAATGTATTGAAAAGTTAAAGTAAAGAACACAGAATTGTTTTCTTCCTGACTCTTCAGGTTTGTGTGTAAGTTGATAACTTGATTCCCCATCACCTCTGAGTACCTAAGTGTGTATTTCCTTCGAAGGACATGCTGCTACATAGCTACAATACAATCATTAAAATCAGGAAAGTAGCATTGACAAATTATGGCCACCTAA
This genomic interval from Phocoena sinus isolate mPhoSin1 chromosome 3, mPhoSin1.pri, whole genome shotgun sequence contains the following:
- the NUDCD2 gene encoding nudC domain-containing protein 2, yielding MSAPFEERSGVVPCATPWGQWYQTLEEVFIEVQVPPGTRAQDIQCGLQSRHVALAVGGREILKGKLFDSTIADEGTWTLEDRKMVRIVLTKTKRDAANCWTSLLESGYAADPWVQDQMQRKLTLERFQKENPGFDFSGAEISGNYTKGGPDFSNLEK